Genomic window (Acidobacteriota bacterium):
AGGCGGCTCCCCGTTGTGCTTCATGAAGAACTGATAGGCGGCCAGGTCAAATTGCCGGTCGAGCGCGGCCTGCCTCAGTGATCTGCCCCCGGACCGCAGATCCGCCGACGGCACCTTCCGCAGATTCCTCATCGTGTCCCCCTTCTGCTCTCGGTCGTTCAACAACCTGGCCCCCGGCCAGGATATCGGACCTGTCCACATAATCGGATGGCGCCCCGGCGAAGTCAATGGGCCCGCGCGGCATGGCAAATAATGTCGCATTTTGTCGCTTCCCCCGCGCCTTCATCGCCCATTACCCGGCCCCCGGGATAAGGCGCGCGACAAATGACGGATCAGGTTCCCCGAATCTCCGTAAAATGGTCCTGCATGAAATATGCCAACGGAGACCCCCTTTCCCGTCTTAACGCCTCCCTCGAAAGGCCGGGACGGCGCGCCCGGCCCGCAAATTTCTTTACACCTTTGTATACTCCGGTCATCCCGGTTTCGTTGTGATGCGGCCGCAGATCCGGCCGTTCTATGGACAGGGCTCGATAGCCCCTTAACGATCCGGTTCTTATCGCTCCGGCGCGGGGAAGAAAAAAAGCGGAGGAAGAGACGCTTGAGGTCCGCCGTCAGGACCTCAGGGCAGTCCGCGTCTCTCCCTCCTCCCTTCCCCCCTTGAAAGCGGACCGTGTCCCTTCTCCCCATTGCCGACACCGGGCTCCCTCGGTTCGAAGGCACATGGTCTTCATCGGTCTGCCCTCACGATGGGTCCCGGGCGGCGGGGTGTCAAGGGGCCATGGGGCCATTTGAACGGAAGTCGCGTTTTCGTCACATCGCAAACGCCCTGACCGCCTGTTCGGTTTCCCCAGGCAACCGGCCCGGAAAGGCACGCCTCCCCTGCGATGCCGGCGGCCGGAACCGGGGCCGGCCGCCCTGCCCGAACGGCGACCCGGTGTAATTCTCGATAAAAACGCCGGATCGCCCGTTCCCGCCGTCCTGGACGCGCGGCATGCCCTGACCCCATTCGGGGACAGGCTCACCTGGGGAGCGCCCTCTCGATCTCGTCGAGACCGACGCCGAGGACCTTCCGGGCGATCTTGTCGAGGGCCTTCCTCGGCCCGGCGAAGTGCATGGTCGTATGGACGTGCGACAGGGTCTCGCCCGGCGCGAGGGCCGCGGCCGGGGACGAGGTCTCGAGCTCGAAGAACGGACCGAGGGGCTTGGCCCCCGGCGAGGCCGGGCCGTCGTTGTAGCTGTTGACGGCGTCGCCGGCGAACGGCTTATCCTGGATCTCCCACATGGAGTTGACATAATCGGCCGCCCCCCCGGGCAGGGTCAGATGGACCAGGGTCAGGACCCCGTTGGCCGCGTCGTAGCTCGCCGCGAAGGGCTTGACCCGGGCGGGGGACAGGCCGATCTTGCTCCGATGCTTGCCGTCGCCGGAGAAGAACAGGACGCCTTTCGCCTCGTCGACGGCGAGGCGGTCGGCCGGGACCTTGCCGAAATAGGCGTCGTTCACGGCCGGGCCGAGCTCGGCGGCCGGCCCCGTCTTGAACGGGATGACGATGGTCGTCGCCGGCGAGGGGTTGAACATGCCCAGGATCCAGATCGAGAGCAGGCCGGCGTTCCTGGTCCAGACGTTCACGCCGATGTTGGTGACGGCGTTGTCGGAGGCGTAGGCGACCATGGAAACGCCTGCCGGCAGCGGAACGCCGAGCGCCCCGATCTCGGCCGCCCCGAGCAGGCGGATCTCCCGGCCGACCTCGAGGTCGAACTCGGCGCCCGAATAGTTCACCAGGTGGGCGACCTTGCGGAGGCGGATGCGGTCCGCGGCCTGCGACACGACGTCGAAGGCGCCCTCGTTTACGGCCGGCGGCGTCCGCCAGTGGTCGAGGTCGAAGGGATCGCCCTTCTTGAAGAAGATCGAGAACTGGCCGCCCTCGGGGCCGAGCCAGAAACGGTCCTCTCCCCCGAAGGAGTTCATGTGCGGGTTGTTGACGCCCGAGGCGATGGCCTCCCGGCCGATCCAGCCGAAGCTCAGGCCGCCGGGGCCGGTCGCCGTGCTGGTCATGACCCGTCCCTGGAGGTCGGGGTTGACGGCCACCTGGGCCGGCCCGCCGGCGCCGAGCACGACGACCTTGGTGTGGGCCTGCAGAAAGGCCAGGTCGTCGCGGAACAGGACGCCCTCGGGCGCCCTGGCTGACTTCGCGCAGGCCGCCGCGACGGCGATGAGGACGAGCGCCGCGCCTATGTCGAATCTCATGGAGCCTCCTTCCGTACCTGTCGCCTTCTATTCTATGGCATCGGGGGCGCAAGACCAATCCCCGATCTTCCTTTCTCGGCAGGCGGAAACCGGCGCCTGTCTCAGGGCCGCGATCCGGTTCCAGGGCGGCCGGTCATGGGCCCCACGGGTAGCCGGTCCGCGTGACGCAGCAGGAGCCCGAAGAGGCGTTGCCGAGGTCGAAGACGCACTCGAGCGGCGGGCCCTCCTCGGGCTGGTAGGGCCCGGCGATCGAGATCCGAACGGATCCCGGCGCGAGACCGGTGATCTCGTAGCTGATGTCGTAAAGGCAGTTGCAGTCGCAGAGCGAGGACGATTCCCTCTCCCTGATCCTGATGATCGTGCCCGAGGCCTCGATGTCCGCGGAGATGGCGCCCGGGCAGCAGTTGAAGGCGGCGTTGACGTGCCTGAGCCGCAGGACGCTCCGCCCGTCGTACTCGTACTCGACGCATTCCTGGCTCGCCGCCGCAGCGCCGGCCCCGCGGACGGGCGTTCCGCCGGCGCTCTTGCAGTCCGTTCGGGCGACGATCCTGCCCAGGGGCGCGGGACCGGACGGGGAGCCGCAGCTCGCGGCCAGGACGATGAGGGCCGCCGCGCCCAGCGCCGGCGGGACGGGAACGCCGCGAAACCATCTCATGATCGACCCAGCTCCCTGCCCAGAGCATAGACGGCCGTCCGGGACGTGTCAAGCCGGCGCCGGGCGGCCTGGGACTATCGGTTCATATGGGCAAATGGGCCCATTGGCCCATTTACACGGCGGCCGGGGGACCTATGGTGGAGGCATGTCCGGGAAGACGGGTACGACCATGGACGCGATCATCATGCGCAAAGGAGGTGCTCAGGAACCGAAGGCCCGCAACAAGATCCGTATCCCAGGGGGAGCGATCCCGCCGCGTCCGGCGCCAGGCCCGGAGCCTGAGCCCGCCGCGACTCCGGACGGCCCGCTCCAGGCAAGGAATTCTCGGCGCGACGGGCGGACGGCCCGGCGCGCGGAACGAGAGAACGGCCCGGCCGCCCCCGAGGGGGGTTCGGTCCGGGACAAGGAGAAACCATGAAATTGCTCAGATCGATCGGCTTGCTCGCCTTCGCCGCGCTTCTCCTGGCCGGGGTCCTCTCCGCTCAGGTTCCCACGGCCGGCAGGATCATAGGCACGGTCATCGACGACCAGGGGGCGCCCCTCCCCGGCGTGTCCGTCGAGGCGAAGAGCCCGCGGCTCGTCGGGACGGCGGCCACGGTCACGGACGCGAACGGCGTCTACCGCCTCCTGGCCCTTCCGCCCGGCACGTTCAAGATCACCTATAGCCTCCAGGGCTTTGCCGCGGTCGTCCGCGACGACATCGTCCTCGGCGTCGAACAGGCCCTGGTCGTCGACATCTCGATGAAGCCCAGCACCGTTGAGGAGGAGGTCGTGGTCGTCGGCCAGGCCCCGCTCATCGATGTCAAGAACAGCGCCCGGGGCCAGGTCCTCACCGCCGACACCTTCAACGCCCTGCCCAAGGGCCGGAGCTTCGATTCGCTGGTGACCATCCTGCCCGGCGTCCAGAGCGAGAACGATCTTCTCGCCGGCATCTCGGTCGACGGCGCCTCGGGGGCGGAGAACGTTTTTTTCGTCGATGGGACGGACACCTCCGACCTGCTGGGCGGGACGCGCAAGCAGAACGTGGTCTTCGATTTCGCCGACGAGGTCCAGTTCAAGGCCTCCGGCTATAACGCCGAGTACGGCGGATCCGTCGGCGGCGTCGTCAACGTCATCACCCGCTCGGGCGGCAACGCCTATCACGGCGAGCTCATCGGCTACTATACCGGCACGGGGCTCGAGGGCGCGCGGCGAGCCCGGCTGTCCCTGGACCTGAGCGACGGCACGCAGGCCCGCTACTACCCCTATGCGGAATATGTCGGCAAGGACAAGGAGAGCTCCTTCGAGGGCGGGTTCCTGCTGGGAGGCTATATCGTCAAGGACCGGCTCTGGTTCTTCGGGGCCCTGACGCCGAGCCTGTTCCGCCGGGACCGCGACATGGACATGTCCATCCAGAGCGTCCCGACCGTCAATTCCTACAGGCGGACCGAAACGACCTGGAACGCTTCGTTCAAGCTCTCGGCCCAGCCGCTCAAGAACCTCCGGGCCGGGGCCAGCGTCGTCCTGAACCTCTTCAAGTACAAGGGCGGCAGCGACCCCATGACCTATCCGGCTGACCAGACCTACGCCGCCACGTCCAACGCCTCCGGCGACTACAATAACCTCGGCTTCTCCTACCCGAACTATTCGATGACCGCCTATGCGGACCTGACCCTCAGCAACAACGCCCTGTTGAGCGTCCGCGGCGGCTATTTCTACAACAACCAGAATCACCGGATCGCGTCGCTGCCGACGACCCCGTATTACGCGTTCCGCCTGGAACAGCCCGGCAGCTATGCCTACGTCTCGAACGACATGTTCCCCGAGATCCCGGCCGACCTCGTTCACCCTGCCGGATGGCAGAATTTCCCCAGGGCCAACGTCATGGGGCTGGAGCAGCGGATGGACAGCCGGCTGAGCGCCAACGCCGACTTCACCTACTACCTCAACGCCGCCGGCGAGCACGCCCTCAAGGCGGGCCTCCAGTTCATGCGCCGGACCCAGAACGTCAACGATGGGGCCCAGCAGCCCATCGTTTTCCTGGGCTGGGACCTGGACCTTGTCGCCTACAGCGTCAACTACGGCCGCGGCGATTACGGCTACTACGCCATTCGCGGCGCCGGCGAGGCCGGCCCCTACGGCGAGGGCTACAAGGTCAACATGAACAGCTGGTCCCTCTATCTCCAGGACAGCTGGACGATCGCCGGGCGGCTGACGCTCAACCTCGGCCTCCGCGCCGAGGCGGAGTACCTGCCCAGCTACACGACCGACCCGGCCTTCGCCGGCATCAAGAAGCCGGTCAATTTTTCCTTCGCCGACAAGCTCGCGCCGCGGTTCGGCTTTTCCTACGACGTCTTCGGCGACTCGAGCTTCAAGATCTACGGCAGCTTCGGCATCTTCCAGGACGTCATGAAGCTCAACATGGGCGCCAACGGCCTGGGCGGCCTGAAGTGGAAGAGCGCCTATTACACCCTCGACGACTGGGACTACACCAAGATCGGCGTCGACGGGTACTTCCCCGGCACGCTCCTGACCGTCATCGACTTCCGCCCGCCTCTCTTCGACGTCATCGACCCCGACATGAAGCCGTTCACCCAGCGCGAGATCTCCCTCGGCTTCGAGAAGAAGCTGGCCGAGGACGCGTCCCTGTCGCTGCGCCTCGTCAACAAGAAGGTCCTTTGGGCCATCGAGGACATCGGCGTGCCCATCGAAGCGTACTACTACACCAACCCCGGCAGCCAGTATATCAAGAACGTCTTCGCTGAGTGCAGGGAGAGCGGCCTGCTCCTGCCCGGGACGCCCGACTGTCCCAAGGCCAAGCGCGACTACTACGCCATGAACCTGTCCCTGGAGAAGCGCTTCAGCGACAACTGGCAGGGCGGCATCTCCTACACCCTCAGCCGGCTGGAAGGCAACTACAGCGGCCTGGCCTCGTCCGACGAGGACGGCCGCAACTCCCCGAACGGCGAGCGGTTCTTCGACATGTGGCACCTGTCGTTCGACAAGGAGCTCAATCCCATCGACGGGCCTTTGCCGACGGACCGGACCCATTCCATCAAGGCCTACGGCAGCTACGCCCTGCCCTTCGGCCTGACCGTGGGCCTAGTCGCCAACGCCTACAGCGGCACCCCGGTCACCGAGGAGTGGAACGTCGATTCGGCCGGCTACTACCCCTACAACAGGGGCAGCATGGGCCGCACCCCGTTCATCTTCCTGGCCAACGCCTATGTCGAGTACCGGGTCAAGCTCGGCGGCCGTAAGGCCCTCAGCTTCAATCTCAACGTCGACAACCTGTTCAACTCCCGGACGGCGACGCGGATCTACTCGATAAAGTACCGCTACAACATCTCCCCCGGCGACGCGGCGCTCATTTCGACCAACTGGGAGCCGTCCCCGGACGAGGTCGTCGATCCGCGGTTCGGCATGCCCTACAGCTTCCTGGCTCCTATTTCCGGGCGCGTCGGAATGCGCTTCTCGTTCTAGTCTCCAGCGAGGGGAACGACGCGGAGCCCGTCGGGCCCGCCCCTATCCCGGAGGGGCGGGCCCCCCTCTTTTCCGATGTGATAAAACCCTTCTTCTGATCACTCTTCGATCAGCGGGGGGAGTCCGACGAACCGGCCAGCGCGGCCAGGCGGGCCCGGGCCTCCGCTACCTCCGGCCGCCCCGGATCGGCGTTCCGCCAGAGCTCGAGGAAGTCCCGATAACCCGCGATGGCGTCCGCCCGGCGGCCCAGGGCCTCCGAGGCCCGGGCTTTTCCGAGGACGGCGAGGGGGTAGGAGTCGGCGAAGAGGAAGCGGAACGACGTTTCCCGC
Coding sequences:
- a CDS encoding TonB-dependent receptor; translation: MKLLRSIGLLAFAALLLAGVLSAQVPTAGRIIGTVIDDQGAPLPGVSVEAKSPRLVGTAATVTDANGVYRLLALPPGTFKITYSLQGFAAVVRDDIVLGVEQALVVDISMKPSTVEEEVVVVGQAPLIDVKNSARGQVLTADTFNALPKGRSFDSLVTILPGVQSENDLLAGISVDGASGAENVFFVDGTDTSDLLGGTRKQNVVFDFADEVQFKASGYNAEYGGSVGGVVNVITRSGGNAYHGELIGYYTGTGLEGARRARLSLDLSDGTQARYYPYAEYVGKDKESSFEGGFLLGGYIVKDRLWFFGALTPSLFRRDRDMDMSIQSVPTVNSYRRTETTWNASFKLSAQPLKNLRAGASVVLNLFKYKGGSDPMTYPADQTYAATSNASGDYNNLGFSYPNYSMTAYADLTLSNNALLSVRGGYFYNNQNHRIASLPTTPYYAFRLEQPGSYAYVSNDMFPEIPADLVHPAGWQNFPRANVMGLEQRMDSRLSANADFTYYLNAAGEHALKAGLQFMRRTQNVNDGAQQPIVFLGWDLDLVAYSVNYGRGDYGYYAIRGAGEAGPYGEGYKVNMNSWSLYLQDSWTIAGRLTLNLGLRAEAEYLPSYTTDPAFAGIKKPVNFSFADKLAPRFGFSYDVFGDSSFKIYGSFGIFQDVMKLNMGANGLGGLKWKSAYYTLDDWDYTKIGVDGYFPGTLLTVIDFRPPLFDVIDPDMKPFTQREISLGFEKKLAEDASLSLRLVNKKVLWAIEDIGVPIEAYYYTNPGSQYIKNVFAECRESGLLLPGTPDCPKAKRDYYAMNLSLEKRFSDNWQGGISYTLSRLEGNYSGLASSDEDGRNSPNGERFFDMWHLSFDKELNPIDGPLPTDRTHSIKAYGSYALPFGLTVGLVANAYSGTPVTEEWNVDSAGYYPYNRGSMGRTPFIFLANAYVEYRVKLGGRKALSFNLNVDNLFNSRTATRIYSIKYRYNISPGDAALISTNWEPSPDEVVDPRFGMPYSFLAPISGRVGMRFSF
- a CDS encoding DUF6786 family protein, encoding MRFDIGAALVLIAVAAACAKSARAPEGVLFRDDLAFLQAHTKVVVLGAGGPAQVAVNPDLQGRVMTSTATGPGGLSFGWIGREAIASGVNNPHMNSFGGEDRFWLGPEGGQFSIFFKKGDPFDLDHWRTPPAVNEGAFDVVSQAADRIRLRKVAHLVNYSGAEFDLEVGREIRLLGAAEIGALGVPLPAGVSMVAYASDNAVTNIGVNVWTRNAGLLSIWILGMFNPSPATTIVIPFKTGPAAELGPAVNDAYFGKVPADRLAVDEAKGVLFFSGDGKHRSKIGLSPARVKPFAASYDAANGVLTLVHLTLPGGAADYVNSMWEIQDKPFAGDAVNSYNDGPASPGAKPLGPFFELETSSPAAALAPGETLSHVHTTMHFAGPRKALDKIARKVLGVGLDEIERALPR